TGAATCGCTAGATATGTctgctttaagtttaagttttaattcCATATATACTATCTGCGAAGCTCTTCACAGCGAAAAAAGgatatgttattcttgaccatatttttGACTGAATGGTAATCCGCTGTACACGATcagcagaaaaaaaatcaacgtTACTTCTAGCGGCAACTTCCTTACATTACTATTCACTAAAGTTTtggtataaatgaaaataactatACTATATGCAAGGATAACTGTATTTAagcatataaaaacaaaaacgtcatatATTGTAGTGTAAGTCGTCATAAGTGTAACAACGAATCCGaggaataaaattatatcaagaTCGATCTAAGATTATATATTTCACTCTTGAATTGCGAATACGTCATTATTTTGGTCGAGGATGTCCTAAGAACGCAGTCTAAtagaaatcttaaaaatatgAGTGTCAGGTCATATCTACGATTGAAATCTTTGCTCGATAGGTTCAACACTGAGAGGAGGAGTATATTCTTTAGTAATGATGTGGGCTCGTTACTTGAATAACAATTACTGTGATTACAATCTCATATTAGCCTTCgataattatacatattttttagagTACAATGTTATAGTTATTTAGTATATCGTAAGATTATTCGTAAGCGagtcacaaaaaatatttacttcccAAACGTTAGGATTCACTTTATATAAGAATTTAGAGCAATACATGAAGCATTTAACCTTTTATATGTGAGATAAATGGGAGGTTTCGTGTTTACTGGCTTGCCACACCGTAGCTGTCAATTTTGACAATGCGTTTGCTGCTGTTCCCGCGCtgtaagttttaagtaaactaaTATGACAAACAATAATGCTCCGGAAGCTTAACTCTTTACAATACAAAAGGCTTATAATTGAATCCTTACAAAGTTGTTACGTTGATACTCGTATCCTACCAAATTGTTATTAGAGCAGCTTAGTTTTAGACCTTATTGTAGTTTAGAGGCACCAGTTTGAGCCAACAATTCAGATACTTGACTCTTGAAATCATAATCCATAACAAAAGCCTAGTCCCATGCCAAGGATAATTTTGGAGCATTACTGAGCGACATTACACGTAAATCTGCCATTTCGTATGGAATAATTTGACAACTAATCTGACAGGTTAACGCCACCTCTAATATCCAgtttgcttataaaatattgcTTACATTCGGGCCAGTGTGGCGGAACCTTGATTCAAAGACGTATGTGATCGCTATTCTTTCCATTGGCTAGAATTTCCAGTTTTATATACCATACTTTAAATTCAGCCAATAACAACGGATGCGCCGATCGTAACGCACCAATCACACGTTTCGTAAAATAGGAGCTGCGGTGTGGGATGGCAGAGACAAGTTCGCATAATACAAATAGAATAAGTGCTACGGGttgattgaatattattttttaattaagttagtGAGATTTGACGTATTGCGTCAGTTTGATTTGCGTAAACAAAATAGTGCGACTAGCGTAGCTCTAGAACTGATAGCGGTGGCAATAACCAACACCGACTCGACTCAAATTTAGCATTTAAATGAGAGCTTTATACCATATGACATAAAGTGTTGTCAGAATTATATATATCGCAACGCTGATGTGGCCCACTCATCGTATATTACTGGCACAAAAGTATGGAAAAGTTTACTTTATGTCTCATAACATGAAGCTTACATTTTAGTGCTTCAATTTTAGTAAAGTCGGTATAGATATGCGCGATTATTGGCGCCGTCAGTTGTACAGCTAGGCTTGTCCCACAGTAATCTTGTTGACAGTTAACGGTGTTGCcatagtaagtaattattatttttgaatgtaaataagttttgaTTGTTTAGAAAGAGAGAAGTGTGCTTATTTTTGTCATTACGTTATAGAAGATTGACttgtttatttagattataCTCAGATACATAGACGTTGAAGCACGGTACACTTTACAATAGTCAGTTACCAGAATGtgattaagaaatatatattttttcagaacACAGTTTTGCATACCACAAGTTAAATATAGGGGGCGATGTTGAGGTTATATCGGAGGTACTGATATGCgtgtttttaaacatataaaaagattttctttcatacatatataaagtACAAAAAAGGCCCAATACTTAAACCTACAAATCAATTAACATTTTTAGTTCTATATGTTGCGGATGGGgcaaattaaaacataaatgtcAGTTTTAATGCAAcggactaaaaaaatataattgaattgCCATGGagtcaaacagacagacacatgCTAGTGCCACCGTAGACTGTACGGCAACAAAAAACTTGATgcacaaaaaaattttttttttttttttacaatacttcCGACAACTTGGTATCCATCAGTCAATCTAAAGAGGCTATTTCAAAaagtaagttaaatttttcaCTGTTATGTCACATTGCCGTTTCGAGTCTTATGATTTAAATGCTAACTAGTAAAGGTTAATTTCAGATACATTAACAACTATTTTTTACCTTCTGTAAACTTGTTAGTTTCTTCGATATAACTACACGTAACGACCCGTTCGTTGTTgattatactataattatatacCAGTGGAGATATTATGATAGTTAGGGCTTTAAGTCAATCATTATGCTCGTAGTATTGTGTATAAAGTATGTTTAGTTACCTTTTGAACTTTGAAAGTTCCACAATGACTGCCAAATCTTTTGTACGCCTAAATTTAACTAGACTAAATTGAAACattctcaataaaaaaaatgtttcatatttaaattgcattctggactcagttttttttcatattctttgtcGAATATGCATGTACGTAaaattcagaagtgggatgcaGTTTGCATTTGGGATGTTTGTTGTGCGACCACCGTTTTTTTGCAAAGAGACCATCCTTAAGCGAAATTCGAAACTTAATGGTTAACCTTTTAAAGACACTCCGTAAAATTAGTTGAACGGTTTCGCAAGGTGTTCTTTGAAAAAGGCTGATTTCTTAGTCGTTATTAAACTTGAAATAGAAGTTCAGTTAAAAGTTTAGTGCACAAAAGAATTGGTAGcattcgcattttttttttgtttatattagtCCCTCGACTATACCTCATTAGTCCGTGTAAGACTCATTATTTTtcgcaattattattaataatatgtattatctgAGCGTTTTTAATAATGAcgatcattattattttttattgtgaacTTTCTTTATGGAAAGAAAAGTAAtgattatttgttatattataaaattatgttttgtacaataaaagcaCAACAGTTTTCACAGTTTTCTCGAATAATTAGTTAATAGTTCGTTAATTATATAGTTTGAAAACTACTCAATATGCAggttgttattaatttttgtagtCTGTTCCAAGTGAATGTTGTCAGGTATACTAAAAACGCACTCAAATTGTCAAAGAATATTTACcggtttctttattaaaaaatatattatttaaaaatgataacttttatttatttttgtaaaattgtcGGGACGATTTAATAGTGAACCCAGCCTAGCTGTAGCTGAGATGCACTCTGACATTTCTTTCATAAATCTGGGCGTAGAGAGGTCATACTTACGGGATACACCAATCAggattattaataaactattgtTTTATCTTTCCGAGATAAAAGGAAGCGAATGACATTCTTCGGCTATGAGTGAGTATCTTTATGATAATCACGGTCGTAGCTACGTTCCTGCGTGAAAGGAgaacaaacaaacgaaaactctgagcatttataatatttggttCAGTGATTGATTGATGTTTGCTTGCATCAATTATCGGTGTTAATAAGAGGGACTTGTGACTTGACGGTGTGATATTATcacgtcacttttaaataatCTGATTGATCAATTCCGCTTATCTCCGATTCAGCGATAAAGTAGCCTAAAGGCTATTGACTTTTGCGCTTCAACCTAACGAGAtggtcaataatttttttttttatattttagtactaAAATTCGCTGCAAACGGAGATGCCACCGGTATCATGAACCAACGCGGCTGAATCCACTGAAGATTGATAAATACAGCTCATTTTAAAATAGCGTTATTAAATTATCATGATCGTCTTCCAATAACCTTATTGGATAATAAAACTCCTGAAATCATCTTCGCTTGAAGGAAAAAGCATCCAAACATAATATTACGCCCAAAGCAACATACATTTACCAACAGAGACCTTATGTTCACTTGGGACTCAAATAACTGGAAATTTTGACTATTGACTTTTCTTTACGCAGAGGTGTCACATGTGGAAACGAATAAATCCGGGTCCGATGGGCTACGATGGGCGCAcgatatacaacatgtaaatgaaaatacttcataggcttcagaggtacattatgtactgtgtcTGTGACTTATCCTTGAAaccgaaacctaatagtttttgaggaaaccattgccataatttttactgaaagaaatcagatactgccctaacatcacatgcaaaagtaaaatcaagtgactcctgtaacattataaggtacgcgtcgcgacgcgttggtactatgcgcgtgtaggtttttatcttcaatagggttgtcataacacATACCTAATggtttgaattcgtttgtatggaaaaataaatatgctccatttgatttaatatttttacagggattccttatgaaaaatacgtatgcatccttcaatattattttgtaattctgttacaccTTGTATATCTACCATTTTCTTGCCCTATTTCTATGAGATAGGACGAtaaaatgggtagacataattgACACAAGCGTGACATAATACATGTCAACTCTACAGCTATATTTGGTGCACTATGAACTGTATACGATGTTGCCAGTTGCCACCTTCAAGAACTACTAAAATAGTAGAAAGATTTTCTATTGGTAAcactcttaattttttttttaaatgaacgcCACGCTTCTGCCTTTTGCATTAGTGTACTATATGTATGCTGCTCCActaaattatgataaacaagataataaaaataattgtttggaAAAACTTGTGGGTTTTATTTAGCTGTCATTTCCAGGACATGTTTCTATTActttcgaataaaataaattgtaaaacagTTATTAAGCTATTTACAGTGTACTTTTTtcctttaagttatttataaaataaaggctGAATAAGCTTTTGAAAAAAAGAAGGAGAATGAAGATTACGCGGaccccaaaaaaaaacattgattcGTGCGAGGCCGGGGCGGGTTCGCTAGTACagcatatattttaaaaatatttatagggcatttagaaatatttaagtGTAGCCAATAAtgtataatttagaaaagagaatagattatataaatttaaaacaaaaaaaatatttttaaaaaaccaaccatatttatttaaatggaaTTAATTACATATGCATAAGTAATCATAACATGCTCTTAACTACACTGAAGCCTATAGCTATAAgaataaattatacatattaattatttattgtatcacataatattatattatattactatgttttattcttagaaaataaataaagtacacTTTTTCAAATGAAGTAGAAACCCGATTATTCGATTCCAGATTCCGAAAAACGGTATTGTTGGTTAATATGACGAAAAAAAGGAGACGATTATTGTAAACTAGAGATGGTTTCTATGAGCAAAACTTTTtctatacattttatacatatttttgactATGTGTAGGTAATGTAATGTATTATGTTTGCTTAATAAGTCCACCTCTATCATAAGTGAAAAAGTGCCATAGAAATTCGttcaaatgtataaaatatcataaacatTACTTCACGCATAGTTTTCTACCTGCCAGTGAAAGTCGCATCAAAATCGGATTGGCTGTACCGAAGATTATCGGGCTAATCTTCAAACAGACAACTTTGACAGATCAACGCCAACTTCCGTGACATTTActagaatattatatactacgGAAATACGTTAGAATAATCGCGTTTCTACCGTATGACAAACAAAATTAACCATGTCTAAAAAAGCCTTTTAGTTCAGTAGAGTATATTCACTCTAGTTTTTGTACATAGTTTGATATAATATAAGGTGTACACGTGTGGAAAATTCGTATTTGGtgtaatagtgtgtgtgtattaCCGCTAGTCCTTTTTGTCCTTCTTCTTAGTAAGAAGGTAATGAACGCCGACTAGTGCGTTCATTCTGGAAAGAgacaaacatatatatttttttattatttatgtattattatggtATTTAACTAAAGCATAATACATCGTTTGGGTTTaagccgtattccaccacgcttgcGTAGTGCGGATTGAtcaattggtggactccacacacctttgagaacattatgttgaactctcaggtatgcaggtttcctcaagatgttttccttcaccgttgaagaaagtgatattttaattacttaaaacgcacataatttagaaaagttaaaggtgtgtgctgggattcgaactcggccctccgaaagtgactTCGACCGCCTAACCAACGCACTACatactactcaaccgatcctcatgaaactttgtacacatattcttggaagtgttagaagtaatatatattatcccgactactatactttttatcccgacattaagctcggttcctttgggagaggggatgaaagtgtttgacgattttacaccataactcggacaaatgataaccgattaaaataattatttttgtactatagaggttataatatgtgtttaattttgcccaaactttgtgtagatctgatgaatgtggttggagatagatgacagaactcctcagcggacggcaacaaaccccttatttaaggcttagcgatactgaatacattattttttttagaactacaactaaattgaatgccacatcaaaaaacaaaatcaaacgcagacgaagtcgcgggcaatagctagtatattattaattgtcACAAAACGTTATAccttcttaatttttatttaatgcccCTACAAGTCAGCAATTGACaccaatctcacctgctgttcagtgatgatgcagtctaagatagtaacgggcaAACCTGTTTGGAGCCAGGaccatttatattaaaatcaagccctaatcggtttctacgcgacatcgtaccggaacgctaagtcgcttagcggcacgtctttgtcggtgtaTGGTGATAACCTTACTGACTAAAGTCCTTTGGGGCTAGACAgccattattaattatttaaaaaaaaccggtgTTGTTATACTCACAGGAAGGCCAAATGCTATTTCTTGGTGGAGGCTAGCGCGATACCGAGCCCGACGAGCCCCCCGATCGCGAGTACAGCCCCTCCCGCCACCGCCATGCCGATCAGACCCTCCTTCTCCATGCGCTTGTTGATCTGGCGCtggaaatgtatatatatatatattatataaataaatatacatttccagcgcagttttattttattttactaatttaaagTGTACATGTGTGGCAAATTCGTATTTGGTGTAATAGTGTGTGTATTCCCGCTAGTCCTTTTCAtccttcttattattattattattaaattctttattgcacacacaaaaactaaatacaaaaaaaaacacaatagataaaattaaaaaactagtttagatgTGCAAAAacggtcttatcgctaaggcgatctctcccagacaacctttggcgaaagtagtccATCTTCTTAGTTAGAATGTAAAGAACGCCGACGAGGGCTCTTATTtttaacgtgacaacgtcttataattctatggagccggctgcacgcacgaaaaaacatgacgtatgcggcgttacctcgctctgaggcgttccattcaaggcttgaagtgcaagcgagagcgcggaacgagcgacaaagaggcacagtcggcctccgcgttcgacatctgcctctctcctacttgagtgagcgatgcgtccgcgtggacagcttctatacaataatacatttacatgttttcggcaaggatgaagtgcagtgaaaagtgaatgtggtgtcaattgtttatagcaacgataatatctatcaaacaaataaaattaaaattttcttttgaaaaatgcaaccattccatcagtattttcttacgacgatgtcacgttcaactatcgtcagtaagccgactttacagacaaccaatttttttttaagcatctacaagttagcccttgcaaTCTAACCTGGCGGTAAACGATGATGCactctaaggtggtagcgggttAATCTCTTAAGTAGATTATGGGAGTTATATTTGAAAATACCCCACCTAttcttaaaaatgaaaatataaatattacctcATAATtagctgatattttttttttatttgtataaggcaacaaaaataaaaatactacatgGCATGGCATTTTTTTGACTCGCTTCCCTATAGCGGAGGAGGTCCTCTCTCTCTCGAGCGGCGATAACTTCAGGCCGAAAGACCAAACCTGTGTTTTAGGTCAGATTGTCCGTGGCtgtttggtaatttttttttttaatggcttagaaagaagaatattatttgtgtttaaCTTAAAACGAATACACTCTTCACTTGCGCTGATGACTCAGATATTGCTAACGCAAATTGGATATGCTGATGTACCTATCAGCCTCGTTTATCATGATACAGCATTATTTTGTTATGGCTATTTTGAGCACAATATGTACATGTATGAACTCTCTGATgagaaagtatttttataagtacACCAAATAAATGTACTTCAATAATTTCTGGCTAAATGCCAGTCTCTAAACGTATGTACATACACAGTAACAGACTACAATGAAACCTAATATGTTGGACATATCacatattaaacatattattgtGGTATTTATTACAACTGTTTACTACGGCTttcacattgtgggagcagacccgtgatTATGTGTTGTTATTGTAGCCCCCTTTATACCAGACATTCTTAAAAATACAGCATAAACAAACCCATCACAACTAACTTCATTAAGTATGAGTTCAAAACCCTTTACTTGTAATGTTTAACACTATAGACTTATAACTACCTGTATAGCCAATAGAAAATGTACTATAGCAATGACAGGTATATTTTGCATGTTTGGTCACAAACCTTgacaataaaactaaactaagtgacaacaagaaaaaaaaaacgtccatAGTGTCAACAAACTTCTGTAGTGCCCTCTGATGTATTTTGATATCCCAGATATTTATAAAGGTTGCACACAGATTCAAGGTCAAACTTATATCAccccttttttttttgggtactggtttatttggaatattttgaattactcCTCTGCCTCAAGAAATTGAGCATtgtgataatttttatcaactttatttAAACCTGTCAACTGATAAATTGTTTATGCTCCTTTTATCTcatttataaatagatattcTTATAAACCAGAAAGATTAGTCCACAgctcatttaaattttcatttgaaaaaaatGGATATTATTATGGTCCTTATATAAAGCTAAGTACCTATAGAAGATTGCATTAGTAATTATCCCAtaataaaaaccttttcaaaaattttaatcatcatgatcatcatccacagcctattaatgtctcaCATTGTTCTCATTGACCCCTGAACCTAACTAAATTGGCAGCACTAATAAGTTTCATTTTAGTTTGCGCtgtatattatactaaaatacaaaaacaatagttaggattgtatttttttaactaaacaaACTTATATAGTTTGAATTCTGAGCAAAGGTTACTGGTTGATCTCTCACTGTCCTACTagattttaatcatttaaattcaatatgaAGTACAGGAACTCACCTCTAAAGTTAAGACCTGCTGGTTTGCAGGTTCTATCTCAAGGAATGCCTTAACATAATGCAGGGCTTTATTGTACTCCTTTATCCTAGCATTGCCTATAGCAAGGTAGAAAAGATAATCCCTCTTGCCTTCCGAATGTGAATTAAACAGCTCTTTTAGTAGAAGAATGCCCTGGAAATAAAGAGttgaaaatataactttataggTGACAAATTTTGTTCAAACATTTAAtctaaaaaatcattaattctATCCCACCAACTCAGAAATactaattacttaattaaaccATGATGCTAGATTAGCATGCCTGGGATTGTATTTGGTCCCCCCCTGAGAGGAATTccaaaccactaggctatttttgccaatataaaataaatatatctataaaatactaaaaatatgaaACATTTAAATTGTTCATTAGGTACATAAACATTAACAAGATATTTGggaattaatcaaaataaataggAATGTGTTAAATATTGTGCTCACTGGCTAATATATCATATAAGTGACATTTgagagatggtaataacaaaagtaATAGCGAGTGAGTTTTCTATAGTCTGCTCCCCAGGCTGGAAAAGTCACAGTTTTAGTTTTAGACAAATATACAAATCACCATTTCCTtagcctattacatttttttaaggtttttccGTGCTCTAACGTATAGGCTCTTCAAGAGCAAGTTTGCTCAATACGAACCTTCCTAATATCGGTTGGGTATTTGCTCCGTACCAGGCACCAAGCGTATTCGAACTGAGCTTTATGAGTGACGTTGCCTTGATGCAGTTGCTCATGAAAAATTTTCTCGAACTTCTACAAAAAGTAATGCGAAATTAATACAATCATCGTGACTCACGTATGCGAAGTGAATAGTGCAATAAATTGAACTCTTACTTGTAAATCTTCCGAAGAGACTACTTCATCTAATACGTCTTCCATTGCTATTCTAGTATAGTTTTTCTACTCTAATAAtgtgaaaataattttcattatagtATGTTTAAGCTACGGACAACTATAATATGTGTAGTAAATCCAAATCACGAAGAATAAGATGATGAATATCGACTTCAAAGATAGCTCGACAAAAATTGACTTTTGTTATGACAGAACAGATGAGATGACAGCAGTTACGCAGTTATAAGTCCATAGATTATATGGTTGGTACTGTATCTGTGGATACCTACTATTATAAAGACTGTTTTTACGGCTATGGAcactagttttttaaatatattaatagcaCACAATGCAGATCACCACATTCCACTAAGGCGATTGGTTAAGTGCAACGGACTGATTGGCACATCTAAAAgccaaaaagcaaaagaagaagaaatttaACTTATAGTTCAATGTTTCATTACACTGAAGACCCCAGACCGGTTTATGCCTTAAAACTAGTGAAAGGACCCGCGGACTTTTTGTTTAGATTATCTAACGACTTATATTGTAGTAATTGTAAAtagaatttacataatattataatcggaTCATCTGGTCACGCATGTGGATacataaagtacctacctacaattatttcaggctgaaatcttatttaagacagccgattggtgccgtgcgcagtgaccctgctttctgagtccaaggctgtgggtttgattcccacaactgaaaaatgtttgtgtgatgaacatgaatgtttttcaatgtgaatgtgtctgggtgtttaaaatattttaagtattatgtatataatttattaaaattcttcagttggcttagtacccataacacaagctacgtttataATGGAACTAcgtagcgatgtgtgtattgtcgtaatatcaCTCGGTGAGCTGAACGTAGCTTTCTATAGGTAACGTTATTCCTAAAACGATTTAGTACTTTTGAGTTtatccaatataaataaaaacaaacaaatattacaCCGTCTGGTAAATAAATTTGACCATGATttgacacttatttatttagtgctGACTGCCGAGTGCTGACATTTGACAGATGACAGTTGACAGCCGTACTTGACAGTCTGTAATCGTTTCAATTTCTTTGTGCggcttttgtaataaaattattgtagttACACAAAAGTGGGGCAAATTTACGAGCCTATAATTATCATTTGTTGgtcaagatatttttaaaatgcaaagtGTAATTAATACGGTTAAGGGGACCGCCCTCGGCGTAGCTGGATACTTGACGCCAGTTCTGAAGGTAGATCTTAAATCTtacatatcattatttattaataatgatcAGGCGAGATTAAAACGGAGCTAACCCAGTTCAAAGTGCATTGAGTTTGTTATTGTGTTAACATATAAAGGATACATGAACCTTTTTAACCTCTGCCGTATTATGTCTGACTACTACCTATTTGCAAGGTTTAACACACATTGCGCTGTCCTCTTTGTACCTTactgaaaatgtttttaagaTATTGGCTTAGTCTTTCCAGCTGTATACAATACCCTAGATTACAGCCTGCTGTACCAGTTTcatgaaaaattctaaagattaacGCAAACAGACAGATGATCAAAAATTACTattaactagctattgcctgcATTCTTTATCCatgtttattattgatttttcaTTAATCATCTTGTGGGAAATGTTGGTTTTCCTGGGACAAAAAGTAACCATATTACTGTCCATCCTTTGAACTAACTCtgacaaaa
This Pararge aegeria chromosome 3, ilParAegt1.1, whole genome shotgun sequence DNA region includes the following protein-coding sequences:
- the LOC120637330 gene encoding mitochondrial fission 1 protein, with the translated sequence MEDVLDEVVSSEDLQKFEKIFHEQLHQGNVTHKAQFEYAWCLVRSKYPTDIRKGILLLKELFNSHSEGKRDYLFYLAIGNARIKEYNKALHYVKAFLEIEPANQQVLTLERQINKRMEKEGLIGMAVAGGAVLAIGGLVGLGIALASTKK